The sequence below is a genomic window from Uranotaenia lowii strain MFRU-FL chromosome 2, ASM2978415v1, whole genome shotgun sequence.
tgttcaatttttgaatgaagGTTTGATTCTATATAACATCATTAAAATCATATTCTTGGATATGAGGCTTTTgcaacttaatttttatttgttttttcgtgaatttcaaGCTATCatactagattttttattttattgtaacTGAATCCAAAGAAATAGGAACTAATTTGCAacgaataatttatgaaaaaagtgaaaagtagtattttttcttcatgctctcaatatttccaaacttttttacaatgtttgaatgaaataaacgaATATTGAATATAGAGTTGATTTCTGAAAGTTAAtcctatttcaatatttcagtgaaaagtcataatcagttgcaattgaaatagccaaactttcagattcagattggattttttaaccttaattATTAGGCTAAATttctactcaaaattttaaatattattgtgaAGATAAGCTAAAACAGTATcgacgatataattggtgtgaatcctGAAATCCGGCCGTGTTggtaaaaattagaaaaatgtcttccgaatgttcaacttgagcgaatgccttgtttccgagaaaatagtcggAGATGACGGAATAGTTTTATCTCacctgggaaaaattaaaacatggcTAAGTGTTTAGAGCCtatgcttaaaaaaaaataattttcaaataaatttctgaattcaattttttatcagattttatccatcacctctagtttcagaagtagtattttcagtattttaagaaaaattaattggtCTCAGAACAACTTCATCGTAACCATTTCTTACTTAATTACCCAAATTCTGAAAGTTTAAAacttaagaatgttttttttaacaaaaactattgatcattgttaaaattgtttaattgtgaTAACGGCTCAAAATGTATGGCGCTTTACGAGCCAAAGGCGTGTAAATGCATAAAAGCTAATGACGTAAAATATCACAGTAAACGAgacttcgaaagaaaaataaatgattaatctaaaaaaaaacttatttcgagaaaacacattttaaattagatgtgtttggccattttccatatatttatctaaaatttgtatttcttttccaaacttaattaaaattctaaaaatctgaaaaattaccaaatcatgaagaatcgttttatatcaataaatcaaaatcgatcatttttgctatGTCGAGGCAAATACATTCaaagctatttttttcaaaaacgttccaaaataagaaattatttttaaataaaaattctgaaatttaaatgtatctttttaatttaaattgtctAGTCAGTTTCGGTATCTTTAATatctttaattcagaaaaaaaaatatgggctttggagatgcattctgtaaaaatcggAGCTTGCAATGAAAAATATACCAAGAAATCGAAATGTAGTATTGGATAtaggcaacaaaaatcgaatctgtTCAGGTGGACATCTGAGGGAAGGAAGTAGGGGTTGCCAAATATCCACACTTGTGCACGGAGCGGTAGAAGGTGGTAAAAATCTCTCTCAGTTATGGTCGAAATAAGTTTGCAGGTATTTATTGAACATACCGAGTATTTggtgaacattatcaaaaaatgatctgACTATAGCTAAAGTTTTAACGAagtctgaaaaaaacatttgcactaaatatctaaaaaacgaataaaaaaccTCATGACTACTCATGATAACTTATCAGATTAGTGAGACGTTGTTTAGTAACAGAAATACGCACgaaattaaattgcatgtttcgCATAATCCCAAACTTTatgccgatacaccatactaagggGTGAGCCCAAATTTTTGATCGATACTTGAGTAGCTATTTTCTCTATTTAAAGCACTATGGAAGTTtttagcacaaaatttaaaatgaaaaaagattcaaatgcaattcaaatttttaaaatcggtcTACGCAACCCTGAACTGATCAGGTTTAAATATAAAATGCGattatttggaaattttccaactttaagcCAAGTTTAAGTCATATTAAGTTAACATATACATTATGCTAATAACATAcgaagaaggttttgctcatcgactttaaaatgaaatcaaaagaaatgcaatatgtcataagacgactgagatatggccaaacaaattagcttttttgagggggtgatcccaaacttatagCCGGCAGCGTGTATGGTCAGCAAATCGGAATTAAACGGTGTAAGTACCTCAAAAACAGCtatttggtgaaattcggtccagggaattgcaagttacagctttTTTAGTTCGACGaaccgacttttttttaattttaatctatttagtgattaataaatttttttattgaccaaaccccccacggagtggaaaaatttgagaattcgaaagtacacctaggggaggagcgggctatatgcgcctattaagcagaacactgatttaatcaaatatcacgtcgaatatgtgtacaaaaactatatacacgtgtgcaggcatctgttttctatacaatggagtaatttttatgttaaaattttcttctgtttccaagaaaacgattttattgtaagtgttgtctaaaatgccgaacctcaaaccgtgcgggctaaatgcgcctaattatgttttgaacaaaatttctgttttttgggcaatatttccgtataatttcattgaaactgctagaaagtaataatttccgtacgacaaagctgaagttttataaaaatctatgtatattataattttgtggaataaaacaaaagttagggttgccatactatggaggcagttcatccatgagaaaaactttatcaaatctgtctttagatcttcaattcattcttaagatgtcattcagagcttagatttgaaggttcagtgataaaaatcatttatttattctatttaacctgttaatttaggatggaggcattttacaaacattatGGGGGCATATAAAAACACTCTTTTATTccactaaataatcattattaaacgcccacaaaagctgaaatatgtttaatttcttaagttcatttgagtaagaaacaaaaatcatcctagtttttgttttaaacttctttacgtataatttttaaaagtcgaaatattacatcaaattgtatcaaaatcttgtatgattttttaaatttttttgagtttataaattcataaaattctttcttgccttatgctctaagcgtatcaccctcaaaatgcattggtcagacaAGCTGTCTAGTCAATtcgccaaacagccgtagggtcatttaacccgataggcccatttaggaaacctttcccctactaggaaaagttcttagtttttatataaaatccagcgtttgcgagtgcttcgtaacggttttttgccgcttgggggggtgatcaccccgatcaccccccccataggaccgcgcatgCTTCACTGtaaatgcgatattgtcgtttttatacatcgcattcagatgaaaattggtacatgatAGTTTTGGGGGACggtcaatcgatttcaggtattaaatttagtgtaaagggccggcaaaggggTTCGTCCATaataacctttcaatatttttacaatatcgtcgttatttgacatcggattaggatgaaaatttgcacaaggtagttttcggggacgggcaatcgatttcagatgccAAATATTtcgccaggggtcgacgaaaggggttgtccatattaattaatttttcactgtttttagcaatattgacgctattatgcaatggattgcttttaaaatttcaacacaggagttttgaaggaagggcaatcaatttcagatatcaaagattgtataaaagaggtttaactttttggcaataaatgcgttgttatgcaacgatcgagtcgcaATGTATACACgggtttttttggcacggtaaattgattcttgattccaatttcaatattttcgcaTTTATTACTAAACAATGAATTCGAAGGTGCATCTGGAACTGCATCCACTACTGATATTCGCTtcgtttgcttcaaaatttccaatcgtTACCGACGCAACCTCAGTTACGACGCTGTTGAGCATTGACTCGCGAACGAATCAGAACATACAGCATAAGAACGTCGTCTTAGTGATCCAagtactatgaattttcgttctgTTTGTGTTGCCTAGCGTTCATTGTTGATTTTCTCCTCccaattttcagtcattgtttACTCCAGCAATCATTTGCTTCGCTACTGAATGAATTCGTTTGCGAGTTGATTCGGGGGCGCGAGTTGATGACGATGCTGTTGATTCATGCCCAGAATCAGAGCTTTGAGGAAGAAAGCTACTAGGGATCAATTCCTGGGATAAAGACTAGCGACTGCGAGTCGAGTAGATGTCGAAGAATTCGACGCCGTCTACGCGCAATGTTTTCATTAGAAGCGAATGGATTGTTTGATGGTTACTGATAGTAACTCAGAAAATAACGGATCACTAAAgaggggaagaaaaacaaactatatCTATAGGTTTGCGTCGCTCTATGCTAAAAAGCGTCGTTTCTAAAGAAAACTGACTTTCCATGTTGAGGAGTAAAATCGTTGGTGACTAAGGTCGGGGTGGAAAACCATTCTGAGCGAAGATCAGCAACCTTGCTCCTATCAATAAACATTAAACTTGCGGTGAGATATAAGGGTTCCTCGGAGGCACTGGTGACAGGCCTTCGTAGGAGATACGAACGATCTCAGCGACGGAGATCCAGATCAAAACTTCGCGGTCCTGGTGCATGATAGAGGAAACCAAAACAGCGTTAGCTCGGGTATGTTTACAGGATTCAGCTAAGTTGTTACGTTACCTGGTCGGTTTCGCAAGCacattcaacttttttgtcCACGATGCGACCTAATATTACATTCGCTGCGCGTTTAATTTGTCTTTTCACAGCTTGAGGGATGGTTTTTCTGGCTTAGAAAACCCGATTAGCACTCTACATTGCTTCCTCAGAGTCGCACCGCGTAgttacacgcagaaaaatatattttaaaaataataagatttcggccaaaaatgataaaaattttggttgggaaaaagcacaaatatatttctGGTCACACTGATTAAAAATATCGATTTGGTTTAAACTTAtcgtttgaatgaaaataaaatacaccctttttaaaaatgaatcaaaatttctatcgaaataattttatttttggaaaaacgaaaaaaaattcctggGATCAAGAGAATAAAACAccggttcaaaaaaaaaataacagcttTAAGGTTTGAAAtggcttattttttaaattttaattaaaagcaGATTATTTTGGTTccaaatgcattttaaattgttcaaaggattttaagaatttataaaatacattaaataaaacactttgtaacttaatttattcatttatttttcactaaTTCTTTCTGGCAGTGCTGGTTACTGCATGCAAACAATTCGGCGCCGTAGAGTGGCTATTATATAGTCTGTGGTGTTGTCCAGCGCATCTACTTTAGCCGGAAGCAGGAACTGCGGCCAGCAACGGTACGCTTCCGTCCTTTTTTGTGCCGGTGAGGTTTGGCGGCAATGACAAACCTGGGGGCGCAAAGAAAATcgtttacaaaaactacaaaccATTTACCTGGAATTTTGAttccatttaattttgtttttcctgcTGAGAAATGTCATCTTTGCCGTCACAACGGTTCACAGTAACCGTAATAACCTGTGGGACTTGGTGGGGACTTCCAGAATTGGTGGAAAAGGCAGAACCAAACTTTTGGGTCCACCGGCCGTTCATCTTcgtgaaaacaaaatattttgtaaaaatctacaaataccttaaaatagctataatatctTACCTTCCGTAGCAATTGATCTGCTTTTCACCCGCTTGTTGATGGTAAGATTATCGTCCCTCATCGATCCCTGGCTGCTTTCGGTGTTGCCCGTCATCATGTGCACCAGGACAATCGCTCTGGAATTTGTGCGTGCATTGCTCTGATATTCCATCTTAGCCTTGACACCCCCAAATGATTGGAACCAGAATTTGACTGGAGCCGTCTGTTGGGAAGCGGCAGCTGGAATAGAGGGGAGAGAAAAAAGATGTTGGAACTGTTGAAACCAAAATACAATATCTAGGCAAACGCTTGGGTAAACATATGTAAGTAACTTACCATGAAGGCATAGTGATCGAAGGGAAATCACAGAAACCGGCTCCGCTCTGTCCATCCCAGGGTATTTTCGCACTCGCGgatcaaacatgttttttttttcaagaggcgattttttactgttttgttttttgttttttttttatgtctcaACAAGATACACGATTGTTGGAATAAGCTCATTttccgtttgaaaaaaaaaccaaattttgatttccagtGATAAAAAATGAGagtgcaaaaataacaaaattttgtttttattttcaatcgattttttcataaaaccaaTTGCAAAATATGCATAGAGAAGactaaataaaataacaaaacgattTTGTTGATTCAACCCCCCATCCTTTTTCTGCGTGTAGTATCAGgtcaatttattttgatgtttGAGTTTGAAAGGGTGGTCCATTCCACATGGTTACaatattgagaactcatgattggagttaAGGCTGCATTTTAGGTGTagatatgaaaaatttgaatctttagcCAGTCATCTTAAGTCCAAGACAATCGATAACAATCGGGTTTTGTCTATGGTAATAGGACTTACTAATGTCCGAATTCCACCCATGGGAATCTACTATAGCCGAGTAAGAAACTTTTCTCGGAATTTCTGAACGGCACCCGTGTgcaattttttaaccaaagcATCGGAAAACCTTACCACCTCACTTTCGCTCGCACAGTAACGAGGCGCAACGAAACCGAACGAGACTGAGAGTCTCCACTATGCTGAATTGGAGACTCCATCCATAGTCGTACCAAGTCCAACCAACAGTTTGGGGAGGAAATGAAAAACAAAGCGCAGAAAAACCACCCAACTTCACCTTGGTTGATGTGGATAGGTTAGTTACACGGCGGCGTTCGTGGAGTTTGGATCACGCAGTTATCGGCAAAGTCGGCAAAAAAGTGCGCGTGGACGGTTGTGTATCGCAGGTTTCATTCCTGGAAGTGAGTGGCACTTGCGCGCATCGCAGATATTAAGTACCTACCTGAACAAATCAAACGGTGAACTAGTCTTAAGAAGCCCATTAGCCGTAGCTATTATAAAACGAACTAAATAGGAAAGAGGCTGAACGAGCCGGGTCCAGATCATATCTGTTCCAATGTGTACGGTGCGTTATTAAAACTGGCTGCGAGGAtgaagctaagctaagcttagcGTCTCGATTCCATACCTCTGTACCGTGGATGATTGGGATGATTCGGCAAGCCTTTGGCGGTTTTGTGATTCCGCGAGTTAAAACCTCCCCCTCGCCCTCACCTCAACTATTAATACTTTCTGATTCGGTTGAAGCGCGACATAGATTTTGAGCTCAAACTCGACGCGCGCGCGCGCCCACTCGAAACGTCAGGCAAATGAACGCTGCTGCTGGCTGCTAGGCTAGGGATTGGATTTCGTGCGCGATGGCAAAGTGGagaaaagtgcacaaattaCTATATCTCTTTGCACTCCAATTACGATGACGGGTTTTGTTTGTACTATTGCTCGTTTAGTGTGGTTGATGCTGTTTTTTCTACTAGGTACCTACTTCTTCTGCTAAATCCCGTAGCCCGGAGAGAGAGTTGTTGCATGCGGCATGGTTTTCCAAATGTGAAATATTGATTAGTTTATTTCCGGTTAAGATAAATCGTGTTCCACTTTGATGACAATTGTATTTTGAAAGCTGATGTTGAACTGGACTGCAAAATTCAACGGTAAAGTTTATATCGATAGATGCTGAATGATTCATTCTCCTAcattaattggaaaaaaattccgGATGCTAAGttcaatttaaatcaaaaataaaacttccaactcaactcaaaactaactttaaaaaaaggatTCTTTTACATtacaatccttttttttaatttaatttatacctttggtgaaaatataattcatttcaaattcGCACTAATCCGCtattgagtgtcaatatgacaatATTATTTATATGATATATTattatgatatgatatgattaTATTATTATgttattggaagtttggcgtaactttattcgggtgcatccaaataataaaatgtttacGGGGACCTCCAATGAAttattgaaatctgaaatcctaGAAAAATATCTCCTTGAACagatcttgagtgtcaatttgacactcctcgtcTAAAACCGCTACatttctcttgtttctcaaccgatttttacaaaatttatagtttttgaaaccaacgtattcatattttttaaagtatcgCACCGTTTATGTAATTACAATCAGTTTGAAATTGGCATTCAGGTGAAgataaatttattgcggaaatgTTGTGTGAATTTACCCAAAATTCAGTGCAAAGTcgaatttaagtgcaagaaaatatgaggaattgcaaattgacaaaaagttcgaaaattaaaaaaaaacgaaaaaaatctgggtttcgtattttgaaaatccaaaattgtaaaaatgtgccttattacgtcaacttttcaatccttttttcaaaaatgtatctggtgtgacttaa
It includes:
- the LOC129743722 gene encoding uncharacterized protein LOC129743722 translates to MFDPRVRKYPGMDRAEPVSVISLRSLCLHAAASQQTAPVKFWFQSFGGVKAKMEYQSNARTNSRAIVLVHMMTGNTESSQGSMRDDNLTINKRVKSRSIATEDERPVDPKVWFCLFHQFWKSPPSPTGYYGYCEPL